The following are from one region of the Ignavibacteriota bacterium genome:
- a CDS encoding FkbM family methyltransferase — protein MKKGIGNESITVNHGNYYFNFYNRRDRGEILYHACWDRMFNEERDKIEKYIKKGDTVIDVGGNMGFFVLILNNLMNDSGKIYSFEPSGRLSKKLSSTVKINNLKNVEIINLALGEQEGATSLYFNPKQSGLSSIVTQDKNDFIVEEIKITTLDKFSNNISERISFIKIDTEGYEPQVLRGAKETIKKHKPTIYLELGGDHFESSIESLKILKEFGYQCEAENIDLKTIPAGVNFIATPKL, from the coding sequence TTGAAAAAAGGAATTGGTAATGAAAGCATAACAGTCAATCATGGTAATTATTATTTCAATTTTTATAATCGAAGAGACCGGGGTGAAATATTATATCACGCCTGCTGGGATAGAATGTTCAATGAAGAGCGAGATAAAATTGAAAAATATATTAAGAAGGGTGATACAGTTATTGATGTTGGCGGCAATATGGGATTTTTTGTGTTGATCCTCAACAATTTGATGAATGATTCGGGAAAAATCTATTCATTCGAACCATCAGGGAGACTCAGTAAAAAATTGTCATCTACTGTAAAAATAAATAATCTTAAAAATGTTGAGATCATTAATCTTGCTCTAGGTGAACAGGAAGGCGCTACTTCGCTCTACTTCAATCCAAAACAGTCCGGTTTAAGTTCGATAGTCACACAGGATAAAAATGATTTTATTGTTGAAGAAATTAAGATTACAACTCTTGATAAATTTTCGAATAATATCTCGGAACGAATTTCTTTTATAAAAATTGATACCGAAGGATATGAACCTCAAGTGTTACGAGGTGCTAAAGAGACAATTAAAAAACATAAACCAACAATATATTTAGAACTGGGTGGAGATCATTTTGAATCTTCAATTGAATCATTAAAAATTTTAAAAGAGTTTGGTTACCAATGTGAAGCAGAAAATATTGATCTGAAAACAATTCCCGCTGGTGTTAACTTCATTGCAACTCCGAAACTTTAA
- the tnpA gene encoding IS200/IS605 family transposase, whose amino-acid sequence MRFINIYLHVIWSTKNRSKIIAKGLKLILIQHIKSNAKEKEIFIDSINCTDDHIHLLISLGTDQTISKIVQLIKGESSQWVNKSQVIKGKFGWQDDYIALSVSKSILDKVRKHIDNQEEHHRIKSFLEELDEFKKKYGFENLN is encoded by the coding sequence ATGCGTTTTATAAACATTTATCTTCATGTTATTTGGTCAACAAAAAACAGGTCAAAAATCATAGCAAAAGGACTTAAACTAATTCTGATTCAGCATATAAAATCTAATGCAAAAGAAAAAGAAATATTTATTGATAGTATCAATTGCACAGATGATCACATTCATTTATTAATATCTCTTGGAACCGATCAAACAATCAGTAAAATAGTTCAGTTGATTAAAGGTGAATCATCACAATGGGTAAATAAAAGTCAAGTGATAAAAGGTAAGTTCGGATGGCAGGATGACTACATTGCACTTTCTGTAAGTAAATCCATTCTTGATAAAGTTAGAAAGCATATCGATAATCAGGAAGAACATCATCGTATAAAAAGTTTTCTTGAAGAACTTGATGAGTTTAAGAAGAAATATGGATTTGAGAATTTAAACTAA
- a CDS encoding VWA domain-containing protein produces the protein MKSSLIMFICFLISFTLFGDVAKSNSNPTSSNIQLAILLDTSNSMDGLIDQAKTQLWKIVNEMSRSKCNGKKTNLSVALYEYGNDGLSSMEGYVRLITPFTNDLDKISEELFNLKTNGGSEYCGTVISEALRDLKWNKDDNNYKVIFIAGNEPFDQGEKDYKDACKSARNKDIIVNTIFCGNYNEGVQTFWKNGADLANGKYLNIDSDCHIAHIPTPYDDRLVELGQKLNSTYIAYGYEGETLKQRQSTQDDNASNLSPSVMVERSITKGSGQYKNESWDLVDAEKEGVDIDDIPKDQLPEEMQNMTKEEQKEYVDQKANEREKIQKEINELDQQRRDFIAKQQKENIQDNTLDAAMLKLIKEQASKKNFEFER, from the coding sequence ATGAAAAGCTCATTAATTATGTTCATTTGCTTTCTTATCAGTTTCACACTTTTCGGGGATGTTGCAAAATCAAACTCAAACCCAACCAGCAGCAATATTCAGCTTGCCATTCTTCTGGACACAAGTAACAGTATGGATGGATTAATTGACCAGGCTAAAACTCAACTCTGGAAAATTGTAAATGAAATGTCCCGTTCAAAATGCAATGGTAAAAAAACAAATCTTTCAGTTGCATTGTATGAATACGGGAATGACGGACTTTCATCAATGGAAGGTTATGTAAGACTTATCACTCCCTTTACAAATGATCTTGATAAAATCTCGGAAGAATTATTCAATCTCAAAACAAACGGAGGAAGTGAATATTGTGGAACCGTAATTTCAGAAGCTCTACGAGATTTAAAATGGAATAAAGATGATAATAATTATAAAGTAATATTCATTGCAGGAAATGAACCATTCGACCAGGGAGAAAAGGATTACAAGGATGCATGCAAATCAGCTCGCAATAAAGATATAATAGTAAATACAATTTTTTGTGGTAACTATAATGAAGGAGTTCAAACTTTTTGGAAAAATGGTGCTGATCTTGCAAATGGAAAATATTTAAATATTGACAGCGACTGTCACATCGCTCATATCCCGACTCCGTACGATGACAGACTTGTTGAGCTTGGACAAAAATTAAATTCTACTTACATAGCTTATGGTTACGAGGGCGAAACATTGAAGCAAAGACAATCAACACAGGATGATAACGCAAGTAATCTTTCTCCAAGTGTAATGGTTGAGAGATCAATTACAAAAGGAAGCGGTCAGTACAAAAATGAATCGTGGGATCTTGTTGATGCAGAAAAAGAAGGAGTTGATATTGATGATATTCCAAAAGATCAGTTACCGGAAGAAATGCAGAATATGACGAAGGAAGAACAAAAAGAATATGTTGATCAAAAAGCAAATGAACGAGAAAAAATTCAAAAAGAAATTAATGAACTTGATCAGCAAAGAAGAGACTTCATTGCAAAACAACAAAAAGAAAACATTCAGGATAATACGCTTGATGCAGCAATGTTGAAGCTTATTAAAGAACAGGCTTCAAAGAAGAATTTTGAATTTGAACGATAA
- a CDS encoding DUF2721 domain-containing protein, with protein sequence MLAPGLMISACGLLLLAMNNKYSLVVNRIRLLNEERRRALHKLGDKEFSFQENVRFESITKQLEKLTYRVGLVRNAVLSYTLAVALFVLTSLLIGFGYLFEVTKINSFITILFLLGMISVLVGVLFAAYETWKGYVIVKFEVESDE encoded by the coding sequence ATGCTTGCACCGGGATTAATGATCTCTGCGTGCGGACTTCTTCTTCTCGCAATGAATAATAAATATTCTTTGGTGGTAAACAGAATTCGTCTTTTGAATGAAGAACGAAGACGAGCGCTTCACAAACTTGGTGATAAAGAATTCAGTTTCCAGGAAAACGTAAGATTTGAAAGTATTACCAAGCAGCTTGAAAAGCTGACTTATCGGGTCGGTCTGGTGAGAAATGCAGTTCTGTCATATACTCTTGCTGTTGCATTATTTGTATTGACTTCTTTACTTATTGGATTCGGATACTTATTTGAAGTAACAAAAATAAATAGTTTCATCACAATTCTATTTCTCTTAGGAATGATTTCTGTTTTAGTTGGAGTTCTCTTCGCAGCTTATGAAACCTGGAAAGGTTACGTGATTGTTAAGTTCGAAGTTGAGAGTGATGAATAG
- a CDS encoding acetyl-CoA synthetase yields the protein MKKYFSVFIFFVFSISLFCQSEELTRLLRFPDISKDKIAFVYAGDIWIVDANGGTARQLTSHKGIELFPKFSPDGKWIAFSAEYSGNRQVYIISVDGGTPTQLTYYNDVGIMPPRGGFDYQVLGWTPDGKNVLFRGNRLPWGERMGKYFLVPIAGGFETPLQIPEGGGGMLSPDGTKMVYTPIEREWRTWKRYRGGRAQDVWIYDLKNNTTEKITDWLGTDNQPMWIGEKIYFTSDRTGTLNLYSYDLTSKQTSSLTDFDNYDVLWPSAGDDKIVYENGGYIYKYDITTNKYELVPIKVFGDFPGTFPYIKNLKDHVNWFEISPTGKRALLEARGDVFTVPAENGEIINITQTPGIREIDPVWSPDGKWIAYLSDRTGEYEIYTKSSDGSGEEKQITNDGTIWRFSPVWSPDSKQIAFADKNQKLWYVNVDDGNQIEVDHSNYNDITDYKWSPDSKWLTYTKSDESRMGSIWIYSLDKKEITKLTSSLTDEFNPVFSKDGKYIYFFSNRDFNLEFSSWEFNYVYTNPTRVYCAALNNDVPALFQPKNDEEITNNESKENNDTGEVVVKIDPENFENRINVLPGKSGNYSSLYPTEKGVAYIFQNDSGSRLKLFNQKDEKETAILEDIGNYLVSSDGKKIIYSKGSDYGIIDIKENQKNTDGRIDLSKLDVKIFPKAEWEEIFVDGWRLLRDWFYDANMHGVDWNEMKEKYGQLVPYVSHRMDLDYIFGELGGELNSGHVYVDWGDFERVKRIDSGLLGCELEADPSGFFKITKIYKGENWHSDFRSPLTEHGVDVKEGDFIIAINGQEVKTNENPYKFLENKAGIVITLLVNSKPSKDGAREEKVKPISNEGNLRYLDWVNSRMKIVDELSGGKIGYIHIPNTAVEGNRELFKYFYPQTNKEALIIDDRYNGGGFVPDRMIELVSRKTLNYWVRRGTEPTPVPGFVMDGPKVCLINGYSSSGGDAFPYYFREKNLGKIIGTRTWGGLIGLSGNPNLMDGGSISIPTFRFLDTNGNWAVENEGVYPDIEVLDRADLVVKGEDPSLEKAVEVLLEELKNNPPKKLVVPPPPDESKK from the coding sequence ATGAAAAAGTATTTTTCTGTTTTTATATTTTTTGTTTTTTCAATCAGCTTATTTTGTCAGTCGGAGGAACTAACCCGTCTTCTTCGCTTCCCTGATATCAGCAAGGATAAAATTGCTTTTGTTTATGCTGGAGATATCTGGATTGTTGATGCAAACGGTGGAACAGCAAGACAACTTACTTCACACAAAGGTATTGAACTCTTTCCAAAATTTTCTCCCGATGGAAAATGGATTGCTTTCTCTGCTGAGTATTCAGGAAACAGACAGGTTTATATTATTTCCGTTGATGGCGGAACTCCGACTCAGTTAACTTACTACAATGATGTTGGAATAATGCCACCACGTGGTGGATTTGATTACCAGGTTCTTGGCTGGACACCAGACGGGAAAAATGTACTCTTCAGAGGAAACAGACTTCCGTGGGGAGAAAGAATGGGAAAATATTTTCTCGTTCCAATTGCTGGTGGATTTGAAACTCCTCTGCAAATTCCTGAAGGCGGCGGTGGAATGTTATCTCCTGATGGAACAAAAATGGTTTACACTCCGATAGAACGCGAATGGAGAACCTGGAAAAGATATCGCGGTGGTCGTGCACAGGATGTCTGGATTTATGATTTAAAAAATAATACCACTGAAAAAATTACAGATTGGCTTGGAACAGATAATCAACCAATGTGGATTGGAGAAAAAATTTATTTCACTTCTGACAGAACCGGAACTCTTAATCTTTATTCTTACGATCTCACTTCAAAACAAACTTCTTCTCTAACTGATTTTGATAATTATGATGTTCTCTGGCCATCAGCAGGTGATGATAAAATTGTTTATGAGAATGGCGGATACATTTATAAATATGATATCACAACAAATAAATATGAATTAGTGCCAATAAAAGTATTTGGTGATTTTCCGGGAACATTTCCTTATATAAAAAATTTAAAAGACCACGTCAATTGGTTTGAAATTTCTCCAACAGGAAAAAGAGCATTGCTTGAAGCAAGAGGAGATGTTTTTACAGTACCTGCTGAGAATGGTGAAATAATTAATATAACTCAAACTCCGGGGATAAGAGAAATAGATCCAGTCTGGTCACCCGATGGAAAATGGATTGCATATCTATCTGATAGAACTGGTGAGTATGAAATCTATACAAAATCTTCTGATGGAAGTGGTGAGGAAAAACAAATTACTAATGACGGAACTATCTGGAGGTTTTCTCCCGTCTGGTCACCTGATAGTAAGCAAATTGCTTTCGCTGATAAAAATCAAAAACTATGGTATGTAAATGTTGATGATGGAAATCAAATCGAAGTTGATCATAGTAATTATAATGATATAACAGATTATAAATGGTCACCGGATAGTAAATGGTTAACCTATACTAAAAGTGATGAATCAAGGATGGGTTCAATCTGGATTTATTCACTTGATAAAAAAGAAATTACAAAACTGACAAGCAGTCTAACTGATGAATTCAATCCGGTTTTCAGTAAAGACGGAAAGTATATTTATTTCTTTTCAAATCGTGATTTCAATCTGGAGTTCAGCAGTTGGGAATTTAATTACGTTTACACAAATCCAACAAGAGTTTATTGCGCTGCATTAAACAATGATGTCCCAGCTTTATTTCAACCCAAAAATGATGAAGAAATCACGAACAATGAATCAAAAGAGAATAATGATACTGGCGAGGTTGTAGTCAAAATTGATCCTGAAAATTTTGAAAACAGAATTAACGTCCTACCGGGGAAATCAGGAAATTATTCTTCACTTTATCCAACAGAAAAAGGAGTCGCATATATTTTTCAAAATGACTCAGGTTCCAGATTAAAATTATTCAATCAAAAAGACGAGAAAGAAACAGCTATCCTTGAAGATATCGGAAATTATTTGGTCTCATCTGATGGAAAGAAAATAATTTATAGTAAAGGTTCTGATTACGGAATAATTGATATAAAAGAAAATCAGAAAAACACTGATGGAAGAATTGATCTTAGCAAATTGGATGTAAAAATATTTCCGAAAGCAGAATGGGAAGAAATTTTTGTTGATGGCTGGCGGCTTTTACGTGATTGGTTCTACGATGCAAATATGCATGGGGTTGATTGGAATGAAATGAAGGAAAAATATGGTCAACTCGTTCCTTATGTTTCTCACCGAATGGATCTAGATTATATCTTTGGTGAACTCGGCGGTGAGCTAAACTCAGGTCATGTTTATGTTGACTGGGGAGATTTTGAAAGAGTGAAGAGAATAGATAGTGGTTTACTTGGCTGTGAACTCGAAGCTGATCCATCAGGTTTTTTTAAGATTACAAAAATTTATAAAGGGGAAAACTGGCATTCAGATTTTCGTTCTCCGCTGACAGAACATGGTGTTGATGTAAAGGAAGGTGATTTCATTATTGCTATTAATGGGCAGGAAGTGAAGACAAATGAAAATCCATATAAATTTCTTGAGAATAAAGCTGGTATTGTAATTACACTTCTGGTTAATAGTAAACCTTCAAAGGATGGTGCAAGAGAAGAAAAAGTAAAACCAATTAGCAATGAAGGAAATCTTCGTTATCTCGATTGGGTGAATTCAAGAATGAAAATAGTTGATGAATTATCTGGTGGTAAAATTGGATACATTCATATTCCTAACACTGCAGTCGAAGGCAACAGGGAATTATTTAAATATTTTTATCCACAGACAAATAAAGAAGCATTGATTATTGACGATCGTTACAATGGCGGCGGATTTGTTCCTGACAGGATGATAGAACTTGTTTCCAGAAAAACTTTGAATTACTGGGTAAGACGCGGAACCGAACCAACTCCTGTTCCGGGATTTGTAATGGATGGACCTAAAGTTTGTTTGATAAATGGTTATTCAAGTTCGGGTGGTGATGCTTTCCCATATTACTTCAGAGAAAAAAATCTCGGTAAAATTATCGGTACACGTACCTGGGGTGGGTTAATTGGTCTTTCAGGTAATCCAAATTTAATGGATGGAGGCTCGATTAGTATTCCGACTTTCAGGTTTTTAGATACAAATGGAAACTGGGCAGTTGAGAACGAAGGTGTTTATCCAGATATAGAAGTTCTTGATCGTGCTGATCTGGTAGTGAAAGGAGAAGATCCATCTTTGGAAAAAGCAGTTGAAGTTTTATTAGAGGAATTGAAAAATAATCCTCCGAAGAAATTGGTTGTTCCGCCTCCACCGGATGAATCGAAGAAATAA
- the ftcD gene encoding glutamate formimidoyltransferase, with product MSEKLIECVPNFSEGQRPEIIKQITDEIENVEGVKLLDVDPGFDMNRTVVTFIGSPEAVKKAAFNSIKKAAELIDMSKHKGSHPRMGATDVCPFVPVTGVTTEECIELSKEVAKKVGEELSIPVYLYEKSASKPERENLAKIRQGEYEALEEKLKKPEWKPDFGPTKFNAKAGGTVIGVREFLIAYNINLNTREVNHATDIAFEIREKGRSARRINNGNFYYKSDDILKYEKGNYPCGDCDFVGKTIKETIDHCKIKHNYDLADILEQHGIDPAKPEGQSVKKPGKFKHCKAIGWMVPKYDRAQISINLTNYKVTSMHHVLEETRKLAFERGLVVTGSEVVGMVPYPALLETGKFYLKQQHRSVGIPVKDILNTAVQSLGLNDVSEFKIEERVLGLPKNLETALAEMKLTDFIDEVSRESPAPGGGSIAALAGALGASLSSMVSNLTANKRGSDTVDKILNDTAEQCQQIKEALVKAIDEDTNAFNSYMNARRLPNKSAEEKKIREEAMQAGLKQAVMVPLNTAKQSLRAIEIAEVVAKNGNPNSITDVGVGAHIAYTGVLGGIYNVLINLKDIKDQKFVDEMRKTCAELKEKAQKKLNEVLSFVESKL from the coding sequence ATGTCCGAAAAGCTTATCGAATGTGTCCCTAATTTCTCAGAAGGGCAGCGACCTGAAATAATAAAACAAATCACAGACGAAATTGAAAATGTTGAAGGTGTAAAACTGCTTGATGTAGATCCCGGTTTCGATATGAACCGCACTGTTGTAACTTTTATTGGTTCGCCAGAAGCAGTTAAAAAAGCTGCATTCAATTCCATTAAAAAAGCAGCTGAGCTGATTGATATGAGCAAGCACAAAGGATCACATCCGCGAATGGGTGCGACTGATGTTTGTCCATTTGTTCCTGTAACCGGAGTTACAACTGAAGAATGCATTGAACTTTCTAAAGAAGTTGCAAAAAAAGTTGGTGAAGAACTTAGTATCCCTGTTTATCTTTATGAAAAATCTGCAAGCAAACCTGAAAGAGAAAATCTTGCAAAAATTCGTCAGGGTGAGTATGAAGCGCTTGAAGAAAAATTAAAAAAACCAGAATGGAAACCTGATTTTGGCCCGACAAAGTTTAATGCAAAAGCAGGTGGGACAGTAATAGGAGTTAGAGAATTTCTGATTGCTTACAATATTAATCTGAATACCCGCGAAGTTAATCACGCAACTGACATAGCTTTTGAAATCAGAGAAAAGGGAAGATCAGCACGCAGAATTAACAATGGAAATTTTTACTATAAAAGTGATGACATTCTGAAATATGAAAAGGGAAATTATCCTTGCGGTGATTGTGATTTTGTTGGAAAGACAATAAAAGAAACTATTGATCATTGTAAAATAAAACACAATTATGATCTTGCTGATATTCTTGAGCAGCATGGAATTGATCCTGCAAAACCTGAAGGTCAGTCAGTTAAAAAACCAGGTAAGTTTAAACACTGTAAAGCCATTGGCTGGATGGTTCCGAAATATGATCGAGCACAGATTTCAATTAATCTCACCAATTATAAAGTGACTTCGATGCATCATGTTCTTGAAGAGACAAGAAAACTTGCTTTTGAAAGAGGACTTGTAGTTACCGGAAGTGAAGTGGTTGGAATGGTTCCTTATCCGGCATTACTTGAAACAGGAAAATTTTATCTGAAGCAGCAGCATCGTTCGGTTGGAATTCCGGTAAAAGATATTTTGAATACTGCTGTTCAGTCACTGGGTTTGAATGATGTCTCTGAATTTAAAATTGAAGAACGAGTTCTCGGACTTCCCAAAAATCTTGAAACAGCATTAGCAGAAATGAAGCTGACAGATTTTATTGACGAAGTCTCACGTGAATCTCCTGCGCCAGGTGGTGGATCGATTGCTGCATTAGCTGGAGCTTTAGGCGCATCATTATCATCAATGGTCAGCAATCTTACAGCAAATAAACGAGGAAGTGATACTGTTGATAAAATTCTAAATGATACTGCAGAACAATGTCAGCAAATTAAAGAAGCACTTGTTAAAGCAATCGATGAAGATACAAATGCGTTTAATTCATATATGAATGCTCGTCGTCTTCCAAATAAATCCGCTGAAGAAAAGAAAATCAGAGAAGAAGCAATGCAGGCTGGATTAAAACAAGCAGTTATGGTTCCATTAAATACTGCAAAACAAAGTCTAAGAGCAATTGAAATTGCAGAAGTTGTTGCAAAGAACGGCAATCCAAATTCAATTACCGATGTTGGTGTTGGCGCACACATCGCTTACACCGGAGTTCTTGGTGGTATTTACAACGTACTGATCAATCTTAAAGATATTAAGGATCAAAAGTTTGTTGATGAGATGAGAAAGACTTGTGCTGAGTTGAAGGAAAAAGCGCAGAAGAAATTAAATGAAGTCTTAAGTTTTGTAGAGAGTAAATTATAA
- a CDS encoding cytochrome C gives MKKLFPPVVYNPVTLTGAGIAAISFGLIIFLFILDIFSGESNPYLGIITFIILPAILIFGLLLIAYGIIRERRRIKRGLERSGKFLVIDLNDIKQRRAVTFFTVGTLLLIFFSAFGSYKAFEYSESDEFCGTICHEVMEPEYTAYLSSPHSRVGCVGCHIGSGADWFVKSKISGAYQVYSVLFNKYSRPIPTPVHELRPAEGTCEQCHSPGHFFSEIKYKSDYFLYDEANTKSSIAMLLKIGGGNSELGRAEGIHWHMNIANKIEYIHLDEKRNVIPWVKQINSEGKEIIYRSTEIDFNEKDVPEENRRTMDCIDCHNRPSHIYNPADKSVNLSLSLDRIDKTLPFIKSVAVDILETRYSKKEIALDSIRISMHNFYQYNYPEVYKTQLPSIEKSIEEIQKIYSRNYFPTMNVSWRGFPNHISHLYDTGCFRCHDNKHVSEEGRVIRKDCNLCHTIISQVTPDGKENVSINGIEFIHPIQLEESFIEQDCVNCHAREKQQDYFKNYKKIVSSKK, from the coding sequence ATGAAAAAATTATTCCCTCCCGTAGTTTACAATCCGGTAACACTCACCGGTGCAGGTATTGCCGCAATAAGCTTTGGACTTATAATTTTTCTTTTCATCCTGGATATATTCAGCGGTGAATCAAATCCATATCTTGGAATAATAACCTTTATCATTTTACCAGCAATACTGATTTTCGGATTGCTGCTTATTGCTTATGGAATCATCCGTGAAAGAAGAAGAATAAAAAGAGGACTTGAACGAAGCGGAAAATTTTTAGTTATAGATCTTAACGATATTAAACAAAGAAGAGCTGTTACATTCTTTACGGTTGGAACATTGCTTCTGATTTTCTTTTCTGCATTTGGTAGTTATAAAGCATTCGAATATTCTGAATCGGATGAATTCTGCGGTACGATTTGTCATGAAGTTATGGAACCAGAATACACAGCATATCTTTCCTCTCCTCACTCAAGAGTTGGCTGCGTCGGCTGTCATATTGGTTCAGGTGCAGATTGGTTTGTAAAATCAAAAATCTCCGGTGCTTATCAGGTTTATTCAGTATTGTTCAATAAATATTCACGTCCGATTCCAACACCGGTTCACGAATTGAGACCCGCTGAGGGAACTTGCGAACAATGCCATTCGCCTGGTCATTTTTTCTCAGAAATAAAATATAAGTCAGATTATTTTTTGTATGATGAAGCAAATACAAAATCTTCGATAGCAATGCTTCTTAAAATTGGCGGTGGAAATTCTGAACTTGGTCGTGCAGAGGGAATTCACTGGCATATGAACATTGCTAACAAAATTGAATATATTCACCTTGACGAAAAACGAAATGTAATTCCCTGGGTAAAACAAATTAATAGCGAAGGTAAAGAAATAATTTACCGAAGCACTGAAATTGATTTCAATGAGAAAGATGTCCCTGAAGAAAACCGCAGAACTATGGATTGTATAGATTGCCATAACAGACCATCGCATATATATAATCCAGCGGATAAATCTGTAAATCTTTCATTGTCTCTGGATCGGATTGATAAAACTCTACCATTTATTAAAAGTGTTGCAGTTGATATCTTGGAGACCAGGTATTCCAAAAAGGAGATTGCTCTGGATAGTATCAGAATTTCTATGCATAATTTTTATCAATACAATTATCCGGAAGTTTATAAAACTCAATTGCCTTCTATTGAAAAAAGTATTGAAGAGATACAAAAAATTTACAGCCGGAATTATTTTCCTACAATGAACGTGAGCTGGCGAGGATTCCCGAACCATATTTCGCATTTATACGATACAGGATGTTTCCGCTGCCACGATAATAAACATGTAAGTGAAGAAGGAAGAGTGATCAGAAAAGATTGCAACCTTTGCCATACGATTATTTCGCAGGTAACGCCCGATGGTAAAGAAAATGTTTCTATTAACGGAATAGAATTTATTCATCCTATTCAGCTTGAAGAATCTTTCATCGAACAAGATTGCGTTAATTGTCACGCACGAGAAAAGCAGCAGGACTATTTTAAAAACTATAAAAAAATAGTAAGTAGTAAAAAATAG